One Betta splendens chromosome 8, fBetSpl5.4, whole genome shotgun sequence DNA segment encodes these proteins:
- the brd4 gene encoding bromodomain-containing protein 4 isoform X3 has product MFLWNSLMDYKMHAKSNDLLDFQKLDALLEKIAHSVSVKRESSEECNGISGALSVESVSGPRLNWCPANTTTPAPAAAPALGPEPTPNLIRMGDGLDTAQMSGSSSSQGQAQPGGNAIAPDYVNLNRPKRQTNQLQFLLKVVLKTLWKHQFAWPFHAPVDAVKLNLPDYYSIIQNPMDMGTIKKRLENSYYWNAQECIQDFNTMFTNCYIYNKQGDDIVLMAEALEKVFLQKVAEMPEEETEIVVMTGKGRGRGRRDGGLTIKPGSIIDSSSMTPQTRGLSNLLAPQTRPGPVPGPPLLPPQPLMQALPSHMPQMLPNHAPQLGAPYSMGQSDCAPQVPIMTSVPPPAQTLLPPATIQSTAPMLQSPITMTKQRKSQKRKADTTTPTANDQLSESSPAESKSGKTLPRRESTRPTKLIKKEAPDSQHHIGIGIGLGLGLGLGLGGPSGGHSPKPQDQLGYCSSLVRDMLSKKHAAYAWPFYKPVDVDALGLHDYHDIIKHPMDLSTIKAKLENKQYRDPQEFAADVRLMFSNCYKYNPPDHEVVAMARKLQDVFEMRFAKMPDEPESKPPVSAPAPTLHHPAPVKPQPPLAHIASSTDSSSDSSSESESSTDDSEEERAQRLAELQEQLKAVHEQLAALSQPQASKPKRKEKEKKEKKKDKHKKKGSMPGLVDEMQDATPVPQLSKKTKISSKEVVPKKKPSKKEGMKNNHPSSLLPVPGLEDDLGAAGSSATGEKCKPMTYEEKRQLSLDINKLPGDKLGRVVHIIQSREPSLKNSNPDEIEIDFETLKPSTLRELERYVSSCLRKKNKKVSVEKTVESMAASKKTGSSSESSGSSSDSEAEGPGIIKQQKKKGHSVKEAKKMHPHIQNSQAPTGLQSQPAVLPSSQMKQQHPHQPSPAGFMAPPVAALESSQLLETSFDSLPPFGQPLMHLSHHTGNPSSPPPPHLNAQSAGPVSPETHPFLNQHPVLTSPALHSSMPQQPSRPSHKAAPLHPKPLQQQPAPPQQQPQMQQQQPQLQAQSVAPLQHQLPPQILHPPQPLHQRPMSPPTLTPQGLLSSQPPQLLLEDDEEPGSTTPLNQVQLYLQQFQQARQPQQSMQSLQAQARQQQQQQQHQQQQQPTPGQVSLLQAVQVQSQLPSQTALPPPQLPVQSQPQPPHQAPPQPLPLQQARHMQHAQQQQQQQQQAQQHTQQQQQQQQQQLSFQQPPGLAGQSQGSQHKVSMPINKAQQIIQQQQEQPSPRPTKTDPYNTAHMRDNPSPLIMPSPHLPQYPPVSHQSPPHTLQPKKQRPPMSQSGLKEEKLPPSPIMRGEQFNPAMRPDHHKHPDNKPSQPDVKSAESSRPVIRSSEPSGPPLSLQEKEKFKPEPKTPIAPKKDVKLKNMGSWASLAQKSTSTPLSAVKSSSDSFEQFRRAAREKEEREKALKAQAEQAEKDRLRREQDKLRGRDEEDVMETSRRVHEEPRRRLEQHIQAPSQQQQQQQQQPPPQQQHQPQQPPQPEPQPAPIQQPPQPPTPPQATAQNPLDQQRELARRREQERRRREAMAATIDMNFQSDLMAIFEENLF; this is encoded by the exons CCAGGAGGCAACGCCATTGCCCCAGACTACGTCAACCTCAACAGGCCAAAGCGCCAAACCAATCAGCTGCAGTTTCTGCTCAAAGTGGTGTTAAAGACCCTGTGGAAGCACCAGTTTGCCTGGCCTTTTCACGCACCAGTGGATGCAGTCAAACTTAACCTGCCT GACTACTATTCAATAATTCAAAACCCTATGGACATGGGAACAATCAAGAAAAGGCTTGAGAACAGTTACTACTGGAATGCCCAAGAATGTATCCAAGACTTCAACACAATGTTTACTAACTGCTACATTTACAACAAG CAAGGAGATGACATTGTTTTAATGGCTGAAGCTCTAGAGAAGGTTTTTCTTCAAAAGGTTGCAGAAATGCCTGAGGAAGAAACTGAGATTGTTGTCATGACAGGAAAGGGACGTGGTCGGGGCCGGAGAGATGGAG GTCTGACCATAAAACCAGGGTCCATTATTGATTCCTCGTCCATGACTCCTCAAACACGAGGCCTCTCAAATCTTTTAGCACCacagaccagaccaggaccgGTACCAGGCCCCCCTTTACTACCTCCACAGCCTCTGATGCAGGCGCTGCCGTCCCATATGCCCCAAATGTTACCCAACCACGCACCACAGCTTGGAGCTCCTTACTCCATGGGTCAGTCAGACTGTGCTCCTCAAGTTCCCATCATGACGTCTGTGCCTCCCCCTGCTCAAACATTGCTTCCTCCAGCAACAATTCAAAGCACTGCCCCGATGCTGCAGAGTCCTATCACCATGACCAAA CAAAGAAAGAGCCAGAAGAGGAAAGCAGATACTACAACACCTACAGCCAACGACCAGCTGAGTGAGTCTTCCCCAGCAGAGTCCAAATCTGGGAAGACACTACCGAGACGAGAGAGTACAAGACCTACAAAACTCATTAAAAAGGAGGCCCCAGACTCTCAGCATCACATAGGAATAGGGATTGGGCTTGGCCTTGGCCTTGGCCTTGGCCTTGGCGGACCAAGTGGCGGTCATAGTCCTAAACCACAGGATCAGTTGGGATACTGCTCTAGCCTGGTTAGGGACATGCTGTCCAAGAAGCATGCTGCTTATGCGTGGCCATTCTACAAGCCTGTTGATGTAGATGCACTGGGACTACATGATTATCACGATATCATCAAACACCCCATGGACCTCAGCACCATTAAG GCCAAGTTGGAGAACAAGCAATACCGGGACCCCCAGGAGTTTGCTGCTGACGTACGATTAATGTTTTCCAACTGCTACAAATATAATCCACCAGACCATGAGGTGGTAGCTATGGCACGAAAATTACAG GATGTCTTTGAGATGCGATTTGCCAAAATGCCAGATGAACCTGAGAGCAAGCCTCCGGTttctgccccagctcctacaCTTCACCATCCTGCCCCTGTTAAACCGCAGCCTCCATTGGCTCATATCGCCTCATCGACAGACAGCTCTAGCGACTCATCCTCTGAGTCAGAGTCATCTACCGACGACTCTGAAGAGGAGAGAGCCCAGAGGTTGGCAGAGCTCCAGGAGCAG TTAAAGGCTGTCCATGAGCAGCTAGCTGCCCTGTCCCAACCACAAGCCAGCAAaccaaagagaaaagagaaggagaagaaagagaagaaaaaggatAAGCATAAGAAGAAAGGAAGCATGCCTGGCCTTGTGGATGAAATGCAGGATGCAACACCTGTTCCACAGCTGTCTAAAAAGACCAAGATCAGCAGCAAAGAGGTTGTCCCCAAGAAGAAACCCAG TAAAAAGGAGGGGATGAAGAACAATCATCCTTCCAGTCTGCTGCCAGTTCCTGGCCTGGAAGATGACCTGGGGGCTGCTGGTTCATCCGCTACAGGAGAAAAGTGTAAGCCCATGACGTACGAGGAAAAGAGGCAGCTAAGTTTGGACATCAACAAGCTTCCTGGTGACAAGCTTGGTCGTGTAGTGCATATCATCCAGTCCAGAGAGCCCTCACTAAAGAACTCCAACCCTGACGAAATTGAGATCGACTTTGAGACATTAAAGCCTTCGACCTTGCGTGAGCTTGAGAGATACGTGTCTTCCTGCCTtcgcaaaaaaaataaaaaggtttcaG TTGAGAAGACGGTGGAGTCGATGGCAGCTTCTAAAAAGACAGGCTCTTCTTCAGAAAGCAGTGGCTCCAGCTCGGACAGTGAAGCAGAGGGACCTG GAATAATtaaacagcagaagaagaagggcCATTCAGTAAAGGAGGCAAAGAAGATGCATCCTCACATTCAGAACAGCCAAGCTCCGACTGGGCTTCAGTCCCAGCCCGCAGTCCTCCCGTCTAGTCAGATGAAGCAACAGCATCCACATCAGCCGTCTCCCGCAGGTTTCATGGCTCCTCCAGTAGCAGCCCTGGAATCCTCGCAGTTACTGGAGACTAGCTTTGATTCCCTGCCACCATTTGGCCAACCCCTCATGCATTTGTCCCACCACACGGGCAACCCctcatcacctccacctccgcaCCTCAATGCTCAGTCTGCAGGACCCGTGTCCCCTGAGACCCACCCCTTCCTCAACCAGCATCCTGTTCTCACATCTCCAG CCTTGCATAGTTCTATGCCTCAGCAGCCTTCTCGACCCAGTCACAAGGCGGCGCCACTTCATCCCAAACCCCTTCAGCAGCAACCAGcgcctcctcagcagcagccacaaatgcagcagcaacagccgcAGCTCCAGGCCCAATCAGTGGCACCGCTACAGCACCAGCTCCCACCTCAGATTCTCCaccctcctcagcctctgcacCAACGACCCATGTCCCCCCCAACGCTCACACCCCAAGGCTTGCTGTCCTCTCAGCCTCCCCAGCTGCTGTTGGAAGATGATGAAGAGCCAGGGTCTACCACGCCTTTGAATCAAGTACAGTTATATTTACAGCAGTTCCAGCAAGCCCGTCAACCCCAGCAGTCCATGCAGTCGCTCCAGGCGCAGGctcgtcagcagcagcagcagcagcaacatcaacaacaacaacaaccaacaccAGGACAAGTTTCTCTATTGCAGGCTGTTCAGGTGCAATCTCAGCTCCCATCGCAGACAGCCCTGCCACCtccccagctccctgttcagtcCCAGCCTCAGCCGCCACATCAAGCCCCACCCCAACCGTTACCTCTACAACAGGCCCGCCACATGCAGCACgctcagcaacagcagcagcagcagcagcaagcccaacaacacacgcagcagcagcagcagcagcagcagcagcagctgagctttCAACAGCCTCCTGGACTGGCTGGTCAGTCCCAAGGATCACAACACAAGGTGTCCATGCCCATCAACAAAGCACAGCAGATcatccaacagcagcaggagcagccttCCCCTCGTCCAACCAAGACTGACCCCTACAATACAG CTCACATGAGGGATAACCCGTCCCCTCTCATAATGCCTTCCCCCCATCTTCCCCAGTACCCACCTGTGTCTCAccagtctccacctcacacttTGCAGCCCAAAAAG cagaggccACCTATGAGTCAAAGTGGGTTAAAAGAAGAGAAACTTCCTCCATCACCAATAATGAGAGGAGAGCAGTTTAACCCTGCAATGAGACCAGACCATCACAAACATCCTGATAACAAACCTTCTCAACCAG ATGTAAAGTCCGCAGAGAGCTCACGACCTGTCATCCGCTCCTCTGAGCCAAGTGGGCCTCCATTATCTTTGCAAGAGAAGGAGAAGTTTAAACCAGAGCCCAAGACACCTATTGCCCCCAAAAAG GACGTGAAATTAAAGAATATGGGCTCGTGGGCTAGCTTGGCCCAGAAGTCCACGTCTACACCTTTATCGGCTGTGAAATCATCGAGTGACAGTTTTGAGCAGTTCCGGCGAGCTGCCCGCGAGAAAGAGGAGCGGGAGAAAGCCCTGAAAGCTCAAGCAGAGCAAGCAGAAAAAGACCGGCTTCGCCGAGAGCAAGACAAACTACG AGGTCGGGATGAAGAGGATGTCATGGAGACGAGCAGAAGAGTGCACGAGGAGCCACGCAGGCGACTGGAGCAGCACATCCAAGctccttcacagcagcagcagcagcagcaacagcagccgccgcctcagcagcagcatcaaccgCAGCAGCCACCACAACCAGAGCCCCAGCCCGCTCCCATTCAGCAGCCTcctcaaccccccacccccccacaggCCACTGCACAGAACCCACTAGACCAACAGAGGGAGCTAGCACGCCGccgagagcaggagaggaggagacgagaagCG ATGGCGGCAACTATTGACATGAATTTCCAAAGTGACTTAATGGCTATTTTTGAGGAGAATCTGTTTTGA
- the brd4 gene encoding bromodomain-containing protein 4 isoform X2 → MFLWNSLMDYKMHAKSNDLLDFQKLDALLEKIAHSVSVKRESSEECNGISGALSVESVSGPRLNWCPANTTTPAPAAAPALGPEPTPNLIRMGDGLDTAQMSGSSSSQGQAQPGGNAIAPDYVNLNRPKRQTNQLQFLLKVVLKTLWKHQFAWPFHAPVDAVKLNLPDYYSIIQNPMDMGTIKKRLENSYYWNAQECIQDFNTMFTNCYIYNKQGDDIVLMAEALEKVFLQKVAEMPEEETEIVVMTGKGRGRGRRDGGLTIKPGSIIDSSSMTPQTRGLSNLLAPQTRPGPVPGPPLLPPQPLMQALPSHMPQMLPNHAPQLGAPYSMGQSDCAPQVPIMTSVPPPAQTLLPPATIQSTAPMLQSPITMTKQRKSQKRKADTTTPTANDQLSESSPAESKSGKTLPRRESTRPTKLIKKEAPDSQHHIGIGIGLGLGLGLGLGGPSGGHSPKPQDQLGYCSSLVRDMLSKKHAAYAWPFYKPVDVDALGLHDYHDIIKHPMDLSTIKAKLENKQYRDPQEFAADVRLMFSNCYKYNPPDHEVVAMARKLQDVFEMRFAKMPDEPESKPPVSAPAPTLHHPAPVKPQPPLAHIASSTDSSSDSSSESESSTDDSEEERAQRLAELQEQLKAVHEQLAALSQPQASKPKRKEKEKKEKKKDKHKKKGSMPGLVDEMQDATPVPQLSKKTKISSKEVVPKKKPSKKEGMKNNHPSSLLPVPGLEDDLGAAGSSATGEKCKPMTYEEKRQLSLDINKLPGDKLGRVVHIIQSREPSLKNSNPDEIEIDFETLKPSTLRELERYVSSCLRKKNKKVSVEKTVESMAASKKTGSSSESSGSSSDSEAEGPGIIKQQKKKGHSVKEAKKMHPHIQNSQAPTGLQSQPAVLPSSQMKQQHPHQPSPAGFMAPPVAALESSQLLETSFDSLPPFGQPLMHLSHHTGNPSSPPPPHLNAQSAGPVSPETHPFLNQHPVLTSPALHSSMPQQPSRPSHKAAPLHPKPLQQQPAPPQQQPQMQQQQPQLQAQSVAPLQHQLPPQILHPPQPLHQRPMSPPTLTPQGLLSSQPPQLLLEDDEEPGSTTPLNQVQLYLQQFQQARQPQQSMQSLQAQARQQQQQQQHQQQQQPTPGQVSLLQAVQVQSQLPSQTALPPPQLPVQSQPQPPHQAPPQPLPLQQARHMQHAQQQQQQQQQAQQHTQQQQQQQQQQLSFQQPPGLAGQSQGSQHKVSMPINKAQQIIQQQQEQPSPRPTKTDPYNTAHMRDNPSPLIMPSPHLPQYPPVSHQSPPHTLQPKKQRPPMSQSGLKEEKLPPSPIMRGEQFNPAMRPDHHKHPDNKPSQPDVKSAESSRPVIRSSEPSGPPLSLQEKEKFKPEPKTPIAPKKVQDVKLKNMGSWASLAQKSTSTPLSAVKSSSDSFEQFRRAAREKEEREKALKAQAEQAEKDRLRREQDKLRGRDEEDVMETSRRVHEEPRRRLEQHIQAPSQQQQQQQQQPPPQQQHQPQQPPQPEPQPAPIQQPPQPPTPPQATAQNPLDQQRELARRREQERRRREAMAATIDMNFQSDLMAIFEENLF, encoded by the exons CCAGGAGGCAACGCCATTGCCCCAGACTACGTCAACCTCAACAGGCCAAAGCGCCAAACCAATCAGCTGCAGTTTCTGCTCAAAGTGGTGTTAAAGACCCTGTGGAAGCACCAGTTTGCCTGGCCTTTTCACGCACCAGTGGATGCAGTCAAACTTAACCTGCCT GACTACTATTCAATAATTCAAAACCCTATGGACATGGGAACAATCAAGAAAAGGCTTGAGAACAGTTACTACTGGAATGCCCAAGAATGTATCCAAGACTTCAACACAATGTTTACTAACTGCTACATTTACAACAAG CAAGGAGATGACATTGTTTTAATGGCTGAAGCTCTAGAGAAGGTTTTTCTTCAAAAGGTTGCAGAAATGCCTGAGGAAGAAACTGAGATTGTTGTCATGACAGGAAAGGGACGTGGTCGGGGCCGGAGAGATGGAG GTCTGACCATAAAACCAGGGTCCATTATTGATTCCTCGTCCATGACTCCTCAAACACGAGGCCTCTCAAATCTTTTAGCACCacagaccagaccaggaccgGTACCAGGCCCCCCTTTACTACCTCCACAGCCTCTGATGCAGGCGCTGCCGTCCCATATGCCCCAAATGTTACCCAACCACGCACCACAGCTTGGAGCTCCTTACTCCATGGGTCAGTCAGACTGTGCTCCTCAAGTTCCCATCATGACGTCTGTGCCTCCCCCTGCTCAAACATTGCTTCCTCCAGCAACAATTCAAAGCACTGCCCCGATGCTGCAGAGTCCTATCACCATGACCAAA CAAAGAAAGAGCCAGAAGAGGAAAGCAGATACTACAACACCTACAGCCAACGACCAGCTGAGTGAGTCTTCCCCAGCAGAGTCCAAATCTGGGAAGACACTACCGAGACGAGAGAGTACAAGACCTACAAAACTCATTAAAAAGGAGGCCCCAGACTCTCAGCATCACATAGGAATAGGGATTGGGCTTGGCCTTGGCCTTGGCCTTGGCCTTGGCGGACCAAGTGGCGGTCATAGTCCTAAACCACAGGATCAGTTGGGATACTGCTCTAGCCTGGTTAGGGACATGCTGTCCAAGAAGCATGCTGCTTATGCGTGGCCATTCTACAAGCCTGTTGATGTAGATGCACTGGGACTACATGATTATCACGATATCATCAAACACCCCATGGACCTCAGCACCATTAAG GCCAAGTTGGAGAACAAGCAATACCGGGACCCCCAGGAGTTTGCTGCTGACGTACGATTAATGTTTTCCAACTGCTACAAATATAATCCACCAGACCATGAGGTGGTAGCTATGGCACGAAAATTACAG GATGTCTTTGAGATGCGATTTGCCAAAATGCCAGATGAACCTGAGAGCAAGCCTCCGGTttctgccccagctcctacaCTTCACCATCCTGCCCCTGTTAAACCGCAGCCTCCATTGGCTCATATCGCCTCATCGACAGACAGCTCTAGCGACTCATCCTCTGAGTCAGAGTCATCTACCGACGACTCTGAAGAGGAGAGAGCCCAGAGGTTGGCAGAGCTCCAGGAGCAG TTAAAGGCTGTCCATGAGCAGCTAGCTGCCCTGTCCCAACCACAAGCCAGCAAaccaaagagaaaagagaaggagaagaaagagaagaaaaaggatAAGCATAAGAAGAAAGGAAGCATGCCTGGCCTTGTGGATGAAATGCAGGATGCAACACCTGTTCCACAGCTGTCTAAAAAGACCAAGATCAGCAGCAAAGAGGTTGTCCCCAAGAAGAAACCCAG TAAAAAGGAGGGGATGAAGAACAATCATCCTTCCAGTCTGCTGCCAGTTCCTGGCCTGGAAGATGACCTGGGGGCTGCTGGTTCATCCGCTACAGGAGAAAAGTGTAAGCCCATGACGTACGAGGAAAAGAGGCAGCTAAGTTTGGACATCAACAAGCTTCCTGGTGACAAGCTTGGTCGTGTAGTGCATATCATCCAGTCCAGAGAGCCCTCACTAAAGAACTCCAACCCTGACGAAATTGAGATCGACTTTGAGACATTAAAGCCTTCGACCTTGCGTGAGCTTGAGAGATACGTGTCTTCCTGCCTtcgcaaaaaaaataaaaaggtttcaG TTGAGAAGACGGTGGAGTCGATGGCAGCTTCTAAAAAGACAGGCTCTTCTTCAGAAAGCAGTGGCTCCAGCTCGGACAGTGAAGCAGAGGGACCTG GAATAATtaaacagcagaagaagaagggcCATTCAGTAAAGGAGGCAAAGAAGATGCATCCTCACATTCAGAACAGCCAAGCTCCGACTGGGCTTCAGTCCCAGCCCGCAGTCCTCCCGTCTAGTCAGATGAAGCAACAGCATCCACATCAGCCGTCTCCCGCAGGTTTCATGGCTCCTCCAGTAGCAGCCCTGGAATCCTCGCAGTTACTGGAGACTAGCTTTGATTCCCTGCCACCATTTGGCCAACCCCTCATGCATTTGTCCCACCACACGGGCAACCCctcatcacctccacctccgcaCCTCAATGCTCAGTCTGCAGGACCCGTGTCCCCTGAGACCCACCCCTTCCTCAACCAGCATCCTGTTCTCACATCTCCAG CCTTGCATAGTTCTATGCCTCAGCAGCCTTCTCGACCCAGTCACAAGGCGGCGCCACTTCATCCCAAACCCCTTCAGCAGCAACCAGcgcctcctcagcagcagccacaaatgcagcagcaacagccgcAGCTCCAGGCCCAATCAGTGGCACCGCTACAGCACCAGCTCCCACCTCAGATTCTCCaccctcctcagcctctgcacCAACGACCCATGTCCCCCCCAACGCTCACACCCCAAGGCTTGCTGTCCTCTCAGCCTCCCCAGCTGCTGTTGGAAGATGATGAAGAGCCAGGGTCTACCACGCCTTTGAATCAAGTACAGTTATATTTACAGCAGTTCCAGCAAGCCCGTCAACCCCAGCAGTCCATGCAGTCGCTCCAGGCGCAGGctcgtcagcagcagcagcagcagcaacatcaacaacaacaacaaccaacaccAGGACAAGTTTCTCTATTGCAGGCTGTTCAGGTGCAATCTCAGCTCCCATCGCAGACAGCCCTGCCACCtccccagctccctgttcagtcCCAGCCTCAGCCGCCACATCAAGCCCCACCCCAACCGTTACCTCTACAACAGGCCCGCCACATGCAGCACgctcagcaacagcagcagcagcagcagcaagcccaacaacacacgcagcagcagcagcagcagcagcagcagcagctgagctttCAACAGCCTCCTGGACTGGCTGGTCAGTCCCAAGGATCACAACACAAGGTGTCCATGCCCATCAACAAAGCACAGCAGATcatccaacagcagcaggagcagccttCCCCTCGTCCAACCAAGACTGACCCCTACAATACAG CTCACATGAGGGATAACCCGTCCCCTCTCATAATGCCTTCCCCCCATCTTCCCCAGTACCCACCTGTGTCTCAccagtctccacctcacacttTGCAGCCCAAAAAG cagaggccACCTATGAGTCAAAGTGGGTTAAAAGAAGAGAAACTTCCTCCATCACCAATAATGAGAGGAGAGCAGTTTAACCCTGCAATGAGACCAGACCATCACAAACATCCTGATAACAAACCTTCTCAACCAG ATGTAAAGTCCGCAGAGAGCTCACGACCTGTCATCCGCTCCTCTGAGCCAAGTGGGCCTCCATTATCTTTGCAAGAGAAGGAGAAGTTTAAACCAGAGCCCAAGACACCTATTGCCCCCAAAAAGGTACAG GACGTGAAATTAAAGAATATGGGCTCGTGGGCTAGCTTGGCCCAGAAGTCCACGTCTACACCTTTATCGGCTGTGAAATCATCGAGTGACAGTTTTGAGCAGTTCCGGCGAGCTGCCCGCGAGAAAGAGGAGCGGGAGAAAGCCCTGAAAGCTCAAGCAGAGCAAGCAGAAAAAGACCGGCTTCGCCGAGAGCAAGACAAACTACG AGGTCGGGATGAAGAGGATGTCATGGAGACGAGCAGAAGAGTGCACGAGGAGCCACGCAGGCGACTGGAGCAGCACATCCAAGctccttcacagcagcagcagcagcagcaacagcagccgccgcctcagcagcagcatcaaccgCAGCAGCCACCACAACCAGAGCCCCAGCCCGCTCCCATTCAGCAGCCTcctcaaccccccacccccccacaggCCACTGCACAGAACCCACTAGACCAACAGAGGGAGCTAGCACGCCGccgagagcaggagaggaggagacgagaagCG ATGGCGGCAACTATTGACATGAATTTCCAAAGTGACTTAATGGCTATTTTTGAGGAGAATCTGTTTTGA